From one Humulus lupulus chromosome 8, drHumLupu1.1, whole genome shotgun sequence genomic stretch:
- the LOC133795420 gene encoding uncharacterized protein LOC133795420 has protein sequence MAQLAQLLSLVSGRSTDVKSDTESDILPADYERGDQPSTPQAQTFVAPSDADSPSVRVLQLEEAAGLEVVRKKRRPKRFDDFTDLTKKIRLDKQGLVAEPLRKCGPQQEKSFHRWIVGKIDNKRDRNVYTGTHGVAWFLQLHTVQTWLWDSHIDAALHMLRRRHHFYHAAFRQDATIMNTTFPQVCLGRWNHFRETDTKYTWDDDVLRMLKGDDNQFLVTWQNESEVYFALHVEKATHWITIEVSIPTWCINVYDSNHSVLSPVLMEEAIKPWCLLLLSLLWCSGMFDDHEDLQVYPEQNAKPFSYCCIPPEDIPYR, from the exons atggctcagttggcgcagctgctttcactggtctcaggtcgatccaccgacgtaaaatcagatacagagtctgatatcttgcctgcagactacgagcgcggtgatcaaccctccactccacaggcccagacatTTGTAGCTCCCAGTGAtgctgacagtcccagtgtacgagtaTTGCAACTcgaggaggcagctggccttgaagttgtcaggaagaaacgcaggcccaagcgttttgatgacttcaccgacctaacaaagaagatcagactagataaacaggggctagttgctgaaccactgaggaagtgtGGCCCgcagcaggagaagagcttccataggTGGATCGTCGGGAAGATTGACAATAAGAGAGACCGCAACGTGTatactgggacgcacggtgtggcatggttcttacagttgcacacagtccagacttggctttgggattcg catattgatgccgctttgcacatgctacgccgcCGGCACCACTTTTACCATGctgcatttcggcaggatgctacgatcatgaacaccaccttcccccaggtgtgcctaggtcgttggaatcatttcagagagaccgacactaagtatacatgggacgacgatgtgctgagaatgttgaagggcgatgataatcaattccttgtaACATGGCAAAATgagagtgaagtatattttgccttgcacgtcgagaaagccacacattggatcaccattgaagtctccattccaacgtggtgcatcaacgtttatgattccaaccatagcgtgctcagtcccgttctgatggaggaagcgatcaagccttggtgcttattgttgctttcgttgttatggtgttctggcatgtttgacgaccacGAGGACCTCCAGGTATATCCTGAGCAGAATGCAAAGCCTTTCTCATATTGTTGTATTCCTCcagagga tatACCATATcgttag